One genomic region from Homalodisca vitripennis isolate AUS2020 chromosome 6, UT_GWSS_2.1, whole genome shotgun sequence encodes:
- the LOC124365420 gene encoding uncharacterized protein LOC124365420, with the protein MLSREVGDLRERMRNLEQYSRVNNIEISGVPVTRNEDISVLVADVGAAIGVEVQEMDIAAAHRVPSFRKDREPSVIVQFKTRGTKEQWIEKSRQKKNLTARDVNQHFPVQRIFINDHLSPENKQFLARLKQKGRELSYKFVWCRDGKFFIRKSEGEPVKKINSYADMDSLK; encoded by the coding sequence ATGTTGAGCAGAGAAGTTGGGGATTTGCGTGAGCGGATGAGAAACTTGGAGCAATACTCGAGGGTGAATAATATCGAGATCAGCGGTGTACCAGTAACAAGGAACGAGGATATCAGCGTGTTAGTTGCGGACGTCGGAGCAGCAATAGGAGTAGAAGTCCAGGAGATGGACATAGCCGCCGCGCACCGTGTGCCTTCCTTCAGAAAAGACCGGGAGCCGTCTGTCATCGTGCAGTTCAAGACGAGAGGCACTAAGGAGCAGTGGATTGAAAAGTCAAGGCAAAAGAAGAATTTGACGGCTAGAGATGTCAATCAGCACTTCCCTGTTCAGCGAATCTTCATCAACGACCATCTCTCGCCGGAGAACAAACAGTTCCTCGCGAGACTCAAACAGAAGGGACGGGAGCTCAGCTACAAGTTCGTATGGTGCCGCGACGGCAAGTTTTTTATTCGGAAAAGTGAGGGAGAACCGGTGAAGAAAATAAACTCTTATGCAGATATGGACTCACTCAAATAA